In Atribacteraceae bacterium, the genomic window ACCCGATGATCAGAGTCATTTTGGGAGTTGACAGCCATCTTAATTTATTTATAATAAAAACAAAGAAACCAGGCAGGAGACATCCCAATTTTGTACCATCAAGGAGGTTTGACGATGAAATACGGATTGGAACATGAGAGGTTAGCGATCGACGGAGGCCGTCCGGTGAAGACCACGCCTTCGATTCCCATGTTCCCCGGGGGGCTCGAGATTGGCGAGGAAGAGAAACAGGCGGTATGGGAGGTTCTGGATAATAAATATCTTTTCCGGTATTACGGGCCGGGAGATTCGCCCTCTCGGGTGAAAATGTTTGAGGAAGAATTTTCCCAAAGAATCGGAACCCGGCATGCGCTGGCGGTGAATTCCGGTACTTCGGCTCTCATTGCCTCGCTGGTCGCCGTCGGCGTCGGACCTGGCGATGAGGTCATCGTTCCCGGATATACCTTTTTTGCTTCATGTGCGGCCATCCTGGCCGCGAAGGCGATTCCAGTCATTGCCGAGGTGGATGATTCCCTGACCCTTGATCCTGTCGACTTTGAAAAAAAGATCACGACAAAGACCAAAGCGGTGATGCCGGTGCATATGCGGGGAGCCCCCTGTGATATGGACCGGATTCTGGAAATCGCCGCAAAACATAATTTGCGGGTCATTGAGGATGTGGCCCAGGCGTGCGGGGGAAGCTTTCAGGGAAAACCCTTGGGGAGCATGGGTGAATGCAACGCCTTTAGTTTTCAATTTCACAAGATCATTACCGCCGGTGAAGGTGGCATGGTGACCACCGACAGCGACCCCTGTTTTGACCGGGCCCAGGAATACCATGATACCGCCGCCTGTTGGCGACCCGGTGGACCGGCCAGCCGCTTTGTGCGAGCCCGTTATCGGGGTGAACTGTTTCCTGGCGTGAACTTCCGCATGTCCGAACTTATCGGAGCGGTCATGCTCGTCCAGCTTCATAAGCTTGACGGAATTCTGTCCAAAATGCGCCGGAACAAACAACGGATCAAGGCGGGGATCGGCGATCTCGCGGGGATCGGGTTTAGACGTCTGAACGATCCGGCGGGAGATACCGGTATCGCTCTGATCTTTTTCCTCGAAAGCGGATCACTGGCGGAAAAATTCGCCAAAGCTTTGCAGGCTGAGGGTGTAGTGGCGAACTCCATTTTCAATAAGGGTATTCCCGATTGGCATATTTATTCTCACTGGGAAATGATCATGAACAAATGGACGGCCACGCCGGAGGGCTGTCCCTATACCTGTCCCTATCATCAAGGACCGGCTCCAGACTATTCACCGGATATGTGTCCTCAGACACTGGCCCTGTTGGAGCGTTCGGTTCATCTTGATATCCCACCCCAGATGAGCGCCGAAGATTGTGACCTGACCGTCGAGGCCATTCGGAAAGTAGCCCACGCGTACCTATGATTGGAAACTGGGTGAAAAAAAGTTGGAAAACGGTTTCTGAAAGGTCGTTACCGTGAACCATAGTGACATGAAGGCTTTGAATCGGGAAAAGATTCTCGGCTTGCTCTTGGCCTCCCCTTTACTCAGCCGGGTGGAATTGGCCCAGCGGGCCTCAGTCAGTCCGGCGGTGGTTTCCAATATCATCAAGGACTGTCTGGAGGAGGAGATAGTACGAGAGGTCTCGGAAGGGCCGTCCCGAGGTGGACGCAAACCGATCCTGCTTTCCTTTGTTCCCGAAAGCCGACTGGCGGCCGGATTGATTCCCGCAACTGTAACCGAGTTCGCGGTGGCCGATTTGGCCGGTCGAATCCTGTTTAGGGAAAAAATTACCGGTAAGGCCTACCCGACTCCGGGAGAACAGGCTGGCTATCTCAAGAAAGTCCTGGGCGGTTTTCTGCAGGAAAACGAGTTGTCCTGGGACCACCTGGTCGCTCTGGGGATCGGAATTCCCGGCATCTATGACCCAGTGCTTGACCGTATTCATAAAATGGGGAAGGTGTCCGGATTGATGGCTTGGGAGGGTGCGTCGGTGCGGGAAATTTTTTCCCGGGAGCTTCCCTGTCCGGTTCTGGTTTTTGACAAGGTAGTGGCGATTGCCTTCAGTGAAGGTATTCTCCGTTCAGATGATTCGAAGATAAATTTGGTTTATCTGCACCTGGGTCGCGGAGTGGGCGCCGGACTGATTCTCGATGGGAAAATTTACCGGGGTTCCCAGGGTGCGGCGGGTGAGGTGGGTTATATGGTAGACCGGTTCGACGACTCAAAGGCTTCTCCCGTTTCCCTGCACGATATCCCTGCACTTGAGGATGAAATTTCCCTGAACAGCCTCCTCCGGAAATACCGGGAAGCCTGTGGACATTCAATCAAATCTCGAGAAATGATCTTCAGTGGCGAAGATATTTCTGCTTTAGTTCAAGCTTTTCGAAAAGGGGAACGGCGTTGTCGCGAAATCGTCGAGCCGGTTTTTGAGCGGGCCGCGGAACTGGTGGTCAATTTAGCTGCCGTTTTGAATCCCGGACAGATCGTTCTGGGAGGTGAACTCACCGAAATTTTTGCCGATTCGCTATTTCAAAGAATCAGAGATCGGTTACACCGTAGTGTCTTATTCCCCCCCTCAGTCGAACCGGTAACGCTTGGAAAAGACGAGGAAATCGTTGGTGCCCTCTATTTTGCCATAGACGATTTTTTCAACCAATTGACCGGAGGACATCAGGGACTGACGGCGTCTTTTTTGGCCAGGTATACTCCCAATGGCTAAACTGGTCTACTGGGTGGAAATGTCCGAGTTGATCATTGCTATCCCAGTCAGGTAAGCGGGAGCATGCGTTTAGAGACTTTCGTTCCCCGGACCTGAGCAACTTAACCCGTATTGACCGGGAGGTCGAAGCATGTTTGAGCTATCAGTCTGTTTTGAACCGTTGTTCGAGGGAAAAACCGATGTGGAGAAGATTCGCCTGATTCATGAACTCGGTTATTCCGCCGTGGAGTTCTGGGATTTGGCAGATAAAGATCTTACGGGGATCGCTGAATTTTGTGGGCAAAACAACATGTCCGTAGGGATTTGTACTTTGCAAGACCCATGGGGAAACAACCGACTCCATGCGGACACGGACGATTATATTCGTCATTTTTCCGCCTCACTTGATTTACTCAACGCGGTTGGTTCCCAAAAAGTGATTGTTCTGACCGGTGAAGACGATGGAAGGGGCCTGGATGTCCAGATAAATAGAATTATCGCCAACCTCAAGGCGGTCAGCGGGATCGCCGAAGAAGCAGGTGTGACGATTTGCCTCGAAGCACTGAATTCCCGGGTCAACCACAAGGGTTATTTACTCGATTCTTCCACGCTTGGTTTTGATATTGTCCGCCGGGTGAACAGCCCTTCGGTCAAGCTTCTTTTTGACATTTATCATATGCAGATCATGGAGGGCAACATAATCTCTACGATTCGGGAAAATATTGACCTGATTGGCCATTTTCACTCCGCCGGGGTACCCGGACGGAACGAACATTTCCTGGGTGAACTGAATTACCCCAATATTTTTCGGGCCATCCGGGATACCGGATATGGCGGGTATTTTGGCCTGGAATACTGGCCGACGATGGATGACCGGGAATCCCTGGAGCGAGTGCGCCGCCATTTTCTCGACTAAGCCCAGGTTAAGGAACCTACAGCTTAAAACCTACAGCTAAACGCTGTATTTCCGGAGAGTTGTGGTGAAACTGAATAGAGCGGAAGTGCTCTCACGAGAAGAAAT contains:
- a CDS encoding DegT/DnrJ/EryC1/StrS family aminotransferase; protein product: MKYGLEHERLAIDGGRPVKTTPSIPMFPGGLEIGEEEKQAVWEVLDNKYLFRYYGPGDSPSRVKMFEEEFSQRIGTRHALAVNSGTSALIASLVAVGVGPGDEVIVPGYTFFASCAAILAAKAIPVIAEVDDSLTLDPVDFEKKITTKTKAVMPVHMRGAPCDMDRILEIAAKHNLRVIEDVAQACGGSFQGKPLGSMGECNAFSFQFHKIITAGEGGMVTTDSDPCFDRAQEYHDTAACWRPGGPASRFVRARYRGELFPGVNFRMSELIGAVMLVQLHKLDGILSKMRRNKQRIKAGIGDLAGIGFRRLNDPAGDTGIALIFFLESGSLAEKFAKALQAEGVVANSIFNKGIPDWHIYSHWEMIMNKWTATPEGCPYTCPYHQGPAPDYSPDMCPQTLALLERSVHLDIPPQMSAEDCDLTVEAIRKVAHAYL
- a CDS encoding ROK family protein produces the protein MNHSDMKALNREKILGLLLASPLLSRVELAQRASVSPAVVSNIIKDCLEEEIVREVSEGPSRGGRKPILLSFVPESRLAAGLIPATVTEFAVADLAGRILFREKITGKAYPTPGEQAGYLKKVLGGFLQENELSWDHLVALGIGIPGIYDPVLDRIHKMGKVSGLMAWEGASVREIFSRELPCPVLVFDKVVAIAFSEGILRSDDSKINLVYLHLGRGVGAGLILDGKIYRGSQGAAGEVGYMVDRFDDSKASPVSLHDIPALEDEISLNSLLRKYREACGHSIKSREMIFSGEDISALVQAFRKGERRCREIVEPVFERAAELVVNLAAVLNPGQIVLGGELTEIFADSLFQRIRDRLHRSVLFPPSVEPVTLGKDEEIVGALYFAIDDFFNQLTGGHQGLTASFLARYTPNG
- a CDS encoding TIM barrel protein, whose translation is MFELSVCFEPLFEGKTDVEKIRLIHELGYSAVEFWDLADKDLTGIAEFCGQNNMSVGICTLQDPWGNNRLHADTDDYIRHFSASLDLLNAVGSQKVIVLTGEDDGRGLDVQINRIIANLKAVSGIAEEAGVTICLEALNSRVNHKGYLLDSSTLGFDIVRRVNSPSVKLLFDIYHMQIMEGNIISTIRENIDLIGHFHSAGVPGRNEHFLGELNYPNIFRAIRDTGYGGYFGLEYWPTMDDRESLERVRRHFLD